The following coding sequences are from one Lolium rigidum isolate FL_2022 chromosome 6, APGP_CSIRO_Lrig_0.1, whole genome shotgun sequence window:
- the LOC124661074 gene encoding FBD-associated F-box protein At5g56370-like, with product MSWPSCPSTHPVGEDTAGPPATRHGLAPETLSPDDSELLEILYASLPEPPVSTFPSLCCAAGENRADRVSRLPDDLLRRVVYLLPAKDGARTTVLSSRWRGLWRSAPLVLVDTHLLPAGDAGARPARAGASSRAVTKAVSAALEAHPGPFPFVSLTCSFIAGSDRPVLARWFHLLATKGVEVLVFFNRPWPLPGLRLPPSLFSCASLRRLWIGAWVFPDTATLLRGAAFPNLRELVLGCSVIEDKDLNFVLAVSPLLEILAISGMQTLLHARLANPSLRCAQFCLSILGEVAVVDAPNLERLFFCHNNTKSVSMIVKIGHVPKLRFLGYLEPGVQTLQIGDTIIKAGTKVSTSTTVSSVQMLALQLQFGVRSEVKMLPSFLRCFPRVETLIVEETLEPTNKLGVKFWKDAGPIECVRSHLKTLYFRELHGTRNEFKFLTFIAENARKLEGMYIVVKNYLSRSAREATAAKLTDLRCANWASRDYKLLYRTSTFAGGGTLWSLELGTCLSFDDPFYCHLGSFRL from the exons ATGTCCTGGCCCAGTTGTCCCAGCACTCACCCCGTCGGGGAGGACACGGCGGGGCCTCCGGCGACCCGGCACGGGCTGGCTCCGGAGACTCTTAGCCCCGACGACAGCGAGCTGCTCGAAATCCTGTACGCCTCCCTCCCGGAGCCGCCTGTCTCCACATTCCCCTCCCTCTGCTGCGCCGCCGGCGAAAACAGGGCCGACCGCGTCAGCCGCCTCCCCGacgacctcctccgccgtgtggTCTACCTCCTACCCGCCAAGGACGGCGCGCGCACCACCGTGCTCTCCTCGCGCTGGCGCGGCCTCTGGCGCTCCGCGCCGCTCGTCCTCGTCGACACCCACCTCCTCCCCGCGGGCGATGCCGGGGCTCGGCCCGCCCGCGCCGGCGCCTCCTCGCGCGCCGTCACCAAGGCCGTCTCCGCCGCCCTCGAGGCACATCCTGGGCCCTTCCCCTTCGTCAGCCTCACCTGCAGTTTCATCGCCGGCTCCGACCGCCCCGTTCTCGCGCGCTGGTTCCACCTCCTTGCCACCAAGGGCGTCGAGGTGCTCGTCTTCTTCAACCGCCCCTGGCCCCTTCCCGGCCTGCGCCTCCCTCCATCGCTCTTCAGCTGCGCATCCCTCCGCCGGCTCTGGATCGGCGCCTGGGTGTTCCCGGACACTGCCACCCTCCTGCGCGGCGCCGCCTTCCCCAACCTCCGGGAGCTCGTCCTCGGCTGCTCCGTCATAGAGGACAAAGACCTCAACTTCGTGCTCGCCGTCAGCCCCTTGCTGGAGATCCTCGCCATATCCGGAATGCAGACCCTGCTGCACGCTCGTCTCGCTAACCCCAGCCTACGGTGCGCGCAGTTCTGCTTGTCCATCCTGGGGGAGGTCGCTGTGGTGGACGCCCCAAACCTGGAGCGTCTCTTCTTCTGCCATAATAATACTAAGAGCGTGAGCATGATAGTCAAGATTGGCCATGTCCCTAAGCTGCGTTTCCTGGGATACCTGGAGCCAggagtgcaaactctgcagatcgGCGACACCATCATCAAG GCTGGAACAAAGGTGAGCACAAGCACTACTGTCTCTAGCGTCCAGATGCTGGCCTTGCAACTGCAATTTGGGGTCCGCAGCGAAGTCAAGATGCTTCCCAGCTTCCTCAGATGCTTTCCTCGAGTCGAGACGTTGATTGTCGAG GAAACTCTTGAACCGACTAACAAACTCGGTGTCAAGTTCTGGAAGGACGCAGGTCCTATTGAGTGTGTCCGGTCGCACCTCAAGACTTTGTATTTCCGTGAGCTACACGGGACTCGTAACGAGTTTAAATTCCTGACGTTCATTGCGGAAAACGCACGGAAGCTGGAGGGGATGTACATTGTGGTGAAAAATTACTTAAGTCGCAGCGCCAGGGAGGCGACGGCTGCCAAACTGACGGATCTTAGGTGTGCTAATTGGGCCAGCAGGGACTACAAACTGTTATACAGGACCAGTACATTTGCTGGAGGAGGTACCCTTTGGAGCCTCGAACTGGGTACATGTCTATCGTTTGATGACCCTTTCTACTGCCACCTTGGAAGTTTCAGACTCTGA